The Paenibacillus swuensis genome contains the following window.
GAAAGATCGCGGAGAACAATTCCTCGGTCGTATTTCGGATTTGCATAATGCGCCGGTCTTCTCTGGGCATGTATGCGACATTGTATATAGTTGCCGTGCCTAGTCCAATCACCAGCAAAACCACTTCGTTCCATATAATAAGGCCGGACACCTCGCCTTGCGCAAACACATGAAATACCATGACGGAGCATGTAACGATTCCCTCGCTAAGCCCCGCCCGGGCAAGTATAGGAAATGTAATTAATATATACAAAGATAAGGTCCATATATGAAATCCTAATAAACTGAAGATGGCCGTTGCCAAAATAAGACCCGTGACGGAAGCCGCAATACGTACGAATGAACTGCGCAAGCCCTTAAGTCGGGTGGTTTCAACGCCAAGAATAGCAAGAAGTCCCGCAGAGAGAGAGGATGGCAACCCCATCAGTTGTGCGATATAAATGGCGGTTAAGGCTGCCAGCGCCGTCTTAATTACCCGGATTCCCATATAACCACCCGCATTTCTTCTAATGTCTCCGGTTTCTACGGATGATATAAAAAAGTAATCCTGCAGAAGCTAACACAGTGGCCGCTCCTATGCCAATGATGGCGTTTCCCCAGCCGTTGCCTTTGCTAAAGTTGACGGGGGTTGTCGGTTCGGAACCTTGTCCCAGAATGACCATATCGTCACTGGCTCTGGCCAACGGTTTCGTTAAATTGCAGTAGCTGGTGTATAAATACTTTTCGTTCTCATGTGCATAAACCAAATATGTTTCGCCTGTTGTGAAGTCCATGCCGCAAGATTCCTCAGCACCGTTATCATATACAACAAATTGTGTTTGTTTCGCGCCTTTCCATACCCGCTCCACTTGAAACACATTCCGGTCTCGCTGAGATATGCCTATCGGTTTTATTTCGGCTGTGTTCACCTGCTCTTGGGAAATTAATTTCCCGCTAAACACCGCCGCACTTTGGTCAAAAGATTCCTGGGGTGTTAACTGTACACAAGAGCAAGCGAAGGTAACTGTTGTGATACTTAATCCTATGATGACTAACAGCATTGTTTGGAAAGAGATTTTACACCATGACGCATACCTTTTCTTACACATTAGCATTTCCCCGTATCTTAGAAGTAAAAGCCCCGCATGCGCGAGGCTCCCCTAAACCTATAAACCGTAAATGTCCGAATACTTTTCCGTCAGGTATTCAACCAAATAAACCGGATTCAGCTCTTCACCGCTTACGTTCATGATAATTTCCGCCGGTGTTAAAGCTTTGCCGTGCCGGTACACTTTATCCACAAACCAGTCCTTAACCGGTATCAGATTGCCTTCCTCTACCTTCTTCTCAAAGTCGGGCATCTCTTTCTTCAACGTATTCATCATTTGGGCGGCGTACATATTGCCTAGGGCATAGGAAGGGAAATATCCAAATGCGCCTCCGGACCAATGCACATCCTGCAGAATGCCTTCCGCCATGCTTTGCGGCTCAATGCCAAGGTATTCTTTGTACTTATCGTTCCAAAGCTGCGGCAAATCCGCTGCGCTCACGCCATCATTGAAAATGGCTTTCTCCATTTCATAACGAATCATGATATGCAGATTATAGGTAAGCTCATCCGCTTCAATTCTGATCAGGGATGGCTTGGCGACATTAGTGGCGCGGTAGAAATCTTCAACCTTTACTTCATTGAAGTACTCCGGATACAGCTTCTGCAGATCGCCGTAGTACCGGTTCCAGAATTCACGGCTTCGTCCCACCATGTTTTCCCAGAACCGGGATTGGGATTCATGAATACCCATGGATGTACCGTCACATAATGGTGTGCCGATGAGCTCTTTTGAAATATTTTGCTCATATAAGGCATGACCGCATTCATGGATCGTCCCAAACAACGCGCTGGTCACATCATGTTCCAGATATCGCGTCGTAATTCGCACGTCTCCGGGGTTTAGACCCGTGGCGAAAGGATGAACGCTCTCATCCAGACGGCCGGCTTGGAAATCATAGCCCAGTTGCTCCAGAATAAAATTAGAGAATTTCTTCTGGCGTTCTTTATCGAAGGTTTGGCGAAGGAATGAAGTTTCCGGTTGGTTTGCGGACTCACCTACTGCGGCGACAAGAGGTACGAGCTTCTCCCGAAGCTCTCCGAACACTTGATCCAGCTTTGCTACGGTCATCCCGGGCTCATACATGTCCAGCAACGTATCGTAAGGAGTCTCTTTTACACCCCATAACTGAATGAACTGCTTGTTGTAATCGATAATTTTCTCCAAAGAGGGATAGAACATCGTCCAATCGGACTTTTCTTTGGCTTCTTCCCATAAAGTCTCTGTCTGTGACGTCAGTACGACATACTCCTGATACAGGTTAGCCGGGACTTTCTTATTGCGGTCATATTCTTTCTTCACTTCATCCACAATTTTACGGTCAATTTCACTCAGCTGTTCATATGCGGCAGGTGCTGTCAACGCTTCTATGTAAGAACCGAGCTCTTCGGAAGTTTGCATCTTAAAGAGGTCGCCTGATAATTCGCCGATCACTTCGGAACGGGTATCCACGCCTTTGCGGGGAGCTCCTGTGCGCAAGTCCCAATACATGAGACCCAATGCTTCTCCATAAGATTTCATCTTTCGGGTTAAAGCTCGGAATGAATGCAATTGACTCATTAATGTTTCGGTCATGGAAACGCCTGCCTCTCGGTTTAATGTATACGAATTCGCTTCCTATTGATCATACTTTTTACACCTAGTATAATCAACTAGTATTAAGACTTCATCTTCATTTCTTTGTTAAAGGAGCTATGTCATGCAGATTACATACACCGAAGCGGCGCAGACCGAAATCAGCAAAGTGATCGGCGAACATCAAGCTGAGCTCAAACTGGTTTTTGATGCGGAAGGTTGCGGATGCTCAGTCAGCGGTGTCCCCACGTTATGGGTGGTGAATGAGCGTCATCCGGAAGATCTGACAGCGGACAGCGAACCCCGCGACACCTTATATGAGAAGAAACATGAAGTGTTCTTCGATGACCTCATGAATATTGACTGGAACCCGGCTAAGCGGGCATTCAGTCTGACGAGCAGCGGTCAGATTTTCAACAACATGATGTCCCTCATCGATAAACGTACTTAACTCAACTATCAAGCAAGGAGCGATGACTTATTTCTAACGTGGATCAAATACTGACGCACAATCAGGCTTTTGTAGAAAACAAGGAATATGAAAGTTATCTTACCGACAAGTATCCGGACAAGAAGATGGTTATTCTCACCTGCATGGATACGCGTCTCGTTGAGTTATTGCCCAAGGCGATGAATCTTCGGAACGGTGATGCGAAGATCATCAAGAACGCCGGCGCGATCATTACGCATCCGTTCGGCAATATTATGCGAAGTATCCTGGTAGCTATCCATGCTTTGGAGGCGGAAGAAGTATTTGTCGTAGGCCATTATGAATGCGGAATGGTCGGCATTAATGCCCAGAAGATTGTCGAGAAAATTAAACTGTCCGGCGTTCAGCCCCATACCATGTCTACCTTAGCCAACGCCGGTATTGATGTTCTACGGTGGTTGGAAGGTTTTAACAGTGTTCGCGAGGGCGTGGATACATCCGTAGATATCATTCGCAAACATCCGCTGATGCCCCCTGCTACACTAGTGCACGGGATGATTATTCATCCGAGAACCGGGAAACTTGAACTGGTGAATGATGGATACGCTTATAACCAATCATTATAGAATTAACTCAGAGAGCGCCGGTGCGCTCTCTTTTCAATTTCTGCCTGGCGGCTCCTGATAACCTCGCTCCGATCCCGAACAAGGTGCTTCTGAACGATTGACTCGTCGTTCATCGGGCTGGAAGTCTGCCATACCCAACCCTTCTTTTTCGCTTGCGTCTCACATCTTTCAAGCAACCCCGGGTCTGCAATCGGTAGATTAAGGTCTTCATACCCAGTGGAACCCTCTTCTAAGTGGACTAAACGACTTTGCAAGGACGAAATGAAGGTGTCAGCGTCTATGCCCCATTGGTTCAAGGCAAATGTAGTCAGTTTATGTAACGAACTCGCCAACATTTTACGCGCTCCGCCCAAATTCCCTCTTCGTTGATGATATAAACCGACAGCCAATTGAATTAAACCTACCCAGACATCGCCGTTTCCGTCATCCGGATTTTCCTTCCAATATTCTTCAAGAATTTCATGGCATTCAAAGAAATCGCGATCGGTATGAAAATGAATTAAATATTGTATATAGGCCTCGGGATAAACAAATAATGGATTGGATGACATAACAAGCTCCCTTTTTTGAAAAAGCATAAAGTGTGTATATATATTATATTGTATAAATTTCGGATAATAAATGAAACCATGGAAGACTCTATCCGTATGTATACTTACGCACAAGCAACAAAACTATATTATGTTCCAGAAGGAGAAGATTTATTGTGAAGAAATTTATGCTGCTCGCCATGGCGTTCACTTTCATGTTTACTGTGGTTGGGGCTAATTACGTTGACGCGAAGCCAAGATTTAAATCCCCGCGGAAAAGCTTCACTCAGACGCCTAAGAAGGACAGCTCGGTTCGCAGCGACTCCGGGACGAAAGCACCGAATACCGGTACAACGGCTCCGAAACGCGGATTTTTCAGCGGCGGCGGTTTGGCTAAGGGCTTAATGATCGGCGGCTTGGCAGGTTTGCTCTTCGGCGGACTTTTCGGCGGTTTGGGTATTCTCGGCAACTTGCTTGGACTAATGATTAATCTGTTAGCGATTTACGTCTTGTTCATCGCCGTGCGCGGCATCTACCGCATGATTAAGAACAAGAACCGTTACAATACTGCAAATCCGTATGATCGTGACCGTGACCGTGATCGCGATGACCGGAGACGATTCTAAACATGCGCCTGACTATGGACGAAATCATTAACGCGGTTTGCATTTCCATTGCGGACCGTAAGCAAATGAAGCCTAATGATGTGGAAGTAGAGCTTAGTTATGACGACGAACTTGGCTATACGGCCGAAGTATTCGTTCAAGGCCGCAGTCAGTACTTGGTTGAAGCCAACCTGCTTGAAGCCATCGAACAATATGTATACAAAGAGTATAATCGTCGCATATTCCGAAGTGACATCCGATTAGGATTGGATGATGAAATTTTCGCTTACATTCAATAAATACTACCCTTCTCTTTACGGAGAAGGGCTTTTTTATTTCCAATTCATACCTTACACGCAACCTTTTTCCTCTCATGGCGTCTAATTCTATTAGACTATCATAGAAAGGCGTGAGGGCGTTTTGAAACCATGGAAGAAACTTGCTCTGTCCGCTATCGCAATGACGCTGTTCGCACAGCCCTTTGCATTCGCAGCCACGCAAGACAGTACGACCAAATACCGAGTATATCAGAAACAGAATGTGCTTAAGGAGTTTGCGGATCTGAAACAAGCCAAAACCTACGCTTCAAGCTTTAGGTATAGCCGTGTGGAGAACATCGGGAGCCGCGGTTGGGTTT
Protein-coding sequences here:
- a CDS encoding YxcD family protein encodes the protein MRLTMDEIINAVCISIADRKQMKPNDVEVELSYDDELGYTAEVFVQGRSQYLVEANLLEAIEQYVYKEYNRRIFRSDIRLGLDDEIFAYIQ
- a CDS encoding beta-class carbonic anhydrase, yielding MSNVDQILTHNQAFVENKEYESYLTDKYPDKKMVILTCMDTRLVELLPKAMNLRNGDAKIIKNAGAIITHPFGNIMRSILVAIHALEAEEVFVVGHYECGMVGINAQKIVEKIKLSGVQPHTMSTLANAGIDVLRWLEGFNSVREGVDTSVDIIRKHPLMPPATLVHGMIIHPRTGKLELVNDGYAYNQSL
- a CDS encoding carboxypeptidase M32; this translates as MTETLMSQLHSFRALTRKMKSYGEALGLMYWDLRTGAPRKGVDTRSEVIGELSGDLFKMQTSEELGSYIEALTAPAAYEQLSEIDRKIVDEVKKEYDRNKKVPANLYQEYVVLTSQTETLWEEAKEKSDWTMFYPSLEKIIDYNKQFIQLWGVKETPYDTLLDMYEPGMTVAKLDQVFGELREKLVPLVAAVGESANQPETSFLRQTFDKERQKKFSNFILEQLGYDFQAGRLDESVHPFATGLNPGDVRITTRYLEHDVTSALFGTIHECGHALYEQNISKELIGTPLCDGTSMGIHESQSRFWENMVGRSREFWNRYYGDLQKLYPEYFNEVKVEDFYRATNVAKPSLIRIEADELTYNLHIMIRYEMEKAIFNDGVSAADLPQLWNDKYKEYLGIEPQSMAEGILQDVHWSGGAFGYFPSYALGNMYAAQMMNTLKKEMPDFEKKVEEGNLIPVKDWFVDKVYRHGKALTPAEIIMNVSGEELNPVYLVEYLTEKYSDIYGL
- a CDS encoding DUF309 domain-containing protein encodes the protein MSSNPLFVYPEAYIQYLIHFHTDRDFFECHEILEEYWKENPDDGNGDVWVGLIQLAVGLYHQRRGNLGGARKMLASSLHKLTTFALNQWGIDADTFISSLQSRLVHLEEGSTGYEDLNLPIADPGLLERCETQAKKKGWVWQTSSPMNDESIVQKHLVRDRSEVIRSRQAEIEKRAHRRSLS
- a CDS encoding aromatic acid exporter family protein produces the protein MGIRVIKTALAALTAIYIAQLMGLPSSLSAGLLAILGVETTRLKGLRSSFVRIAASVTGLILATAIFSLLGFHIWTLSLYILITFPILARAGLSEGIVTCSVMVFHVFAQGEVSGLIIWNEVVLLVIGLGTATIYNVAYMPREDRRIMQIRNTTEELFSAIFLQIARHLRDNTYVWSGEEVLQAESALEEGLQTAKRMEENRLWRAEGSPVIYFMMRRQQLDCIQRMLDLVAQVYQTLPHGMLAAELFEELSVDLKSKFYTGNVEKHLAALEAEFKLMELPATRDEFEVRSALLQLCLELRHYLVIAKQKKPRISLSPENA
- a CDS encoding iron-sulfur cluster biosynthesis family protein translates to MQITYTEAAQTEISKVIGEHQAELKLVFDAEGCGCSVSGVPTLWVVNERHPEDLTADSEPRDTLYEKKHEVFFDDLMNIDWNPAKRAFSLTSSGQIFNNMMSLIDKRT